The DNA window GGCGAAGAGCATCCCCAACGCCACCGCCTCTCCGTGCAGATATCGGCCATATCCGGTGGCCGCCTCGATGGCGTGCCCGACCGTGTGGCCGAAGTTGAGGACCGCCCGCGGACCGGTATCACGCTCATCCACTTCGACCATGCGCGCCTTGATCCGACACGACGCGGCCACCGCCTCCACGAGGGCCCGTTCCTCGGCGGCCAGGAGCGGCTCCACCTGGTCCTCGAGCCAGGTGAAGAGAGCCGCGTCGGCCACCACCCCGTACTTGACCACCTCGGCGAGCCCGGCCCGAAGCTGGCGGAGCGGAAGGCTCCGGAGGCAGGCCACGTCTGAGAGGACCGCCCGCGGTTGGTGGAATGCCCCCACCAGGTTCTTGCCCCGGGGAAGGTTGATCCCCACCTTCCCCCCGACGCTGCTGTCCACCTGGGCCAAGAGGGTGGTGGGGATCTGGAAATAGGCGATTCCCCGGAGGAAGGTGGCCGCCACGAAGCCCGCGAGGTCCCCGATGACCCCGCCCCCCAGGGCGAGGACCGCGCCGTGGCGGTCCAAGCCCGCGTCCAGCAGTGCCTCGTACAGGGAGGCTGCCCGCTCGAGGCTCTTGGAGGCCTCCCCGGCCGGCACTTCGATCCGCGCCGGCTCATAGCCGGCTCCCCGGAGAGCCTCCTCCACAGCGACCGCGTAGAGGGGGGCAACGCTCTCGTCCGCCACGATGGCCACCCGCCCCGTCACGCCGAGAGCCCGGCACTTCTCCCCCGCCTCCTCTAGGACGCGGCTCCCGATGAGAACATCATAGGCGCGCTCCCCCAGCCCGACGTGAACCGTCTGCCGGGCGGCGGGCTCCCGGGATTG is part of the Candidatus Methylomirabilis sp. genome and encodes:
- the aroB gene encoding 3-dehydroquinate synthase, whose protein sequence is MSGRHIVLAGMMGSGKTAVGERLARSLGLPFYDADALLEAEAGQRIADLFAGEGEARFRSLERQLIARLLARPPGVIATGGGAFVDPENRSRLKAAGTVVSLLAPPEVLLARVLPAADRPLLKGPDPLGRLRALLAVRLPAYAEAHHLLDTSDRTPDEVADLLRRLLQSREPAARQTVHVGLGERAYDVLIGSRVLEEAGEKCRALGVTGRVAIVADESVAPLYAVAVEEALRGAGYEPARIEVPAGEASKSLERAASLYEALLDAGLDRHGAVLALGGGVIGDLAGFVAATFLRGIAYFQIPTTLLAQVDSSVGGKVGINLPRGKNLVGAFHQPRAVLSDVACLRSLPLRQLRAGLAEVVKYGVVADAALFTWLEDQVEPLLAAEERALVEAVAASCRIKARMVEVDERDTGPRAVLNFGHTVGHAIEAATGYGRYLHGEAVALGMLFAAELSVRLGLCARSVRDRLADLLGRLGLPGRASLRLKDIENSMHYDKKIKDSVNYFVLTKDIGSVTVAPVSDREALRETLATLVSPPAGEPHA